The genomic region ACTGTCCCTGTTTTTCACAAGTAGATGCCTTAAATGTTTTCCTATTTTAGAGATGGCGTCCTTTACTCTTTTCTGGTTGACTTCAAGTGCATTCAGTTTCTGTGTTATGGCAATTCTTCGATCTGGCACTACAGCCATCAAATTGAATCTGAAATAATTTGTAGATTGATTACAAAATTAGCTTATGAAAGAGCACACGATATGCCACTAACAATCGGCACAATTTAATTTCTAATAATTAGGtcagccagtgtagacgtgcttcGGCTGAGGCAGCATGGTCAGGCAAGGAAAACACAAATTGCCTCGCACATATGCTTGCtgtgtgtggacccgcctaatatcTTGCAGCTTTGCTTTACAAAGTACTCTCAAATTGTTCTGTTCTAGAAATAAAATGAAGATGAGTCGGTGAAGAAATATCAGTTTTATTGGTAGCTCTCCAACACAAAAACAAAAGCACTTCAAAACTCAAATTTCTTATCTCATAatcaagttaaaatattaatatttattacctgATATCATGGACCTGTTCTCCAGCATCTCTGCCCAACCTCTCAGCCATGACTCTTCGGAACTTATCTGTCCAGTCCTCGTCTGTGGCCCAAGGCCCATGGTCTGTGGGAAATGGCTTCAGGCCATCCAACTCAAACAGATGTCCATTGATAGGTACAAAGCTAACAAAGTGATATGCTTCACCTAGGGACATATTTTCAAACTTGGTAATACAGTAATGAAAGTAAAggaaatatacataataaattgttttatgagAAATGTGTTAGATGACATTGTTACAATGGAAAATATTAAACTGTCCTCCCTCTAGGTAGATACCCAGGCCGGCCATATGTTTGTTGCCCTTGTCTCCTGCTCCCCACCCTCACAGATCACCCCAGATTTGCTACAATGGTTTTTTTTGCACCCAAGCAAATGTATAGTTGAAAAGCAGcattactttgattttaataaacCTGCTTTTAGACTGAGGTTTAAACTTTCTGGGTAGACGACAGGTAAAAAAACaggtaaggtaggtaggtaggaatTCAGGAAATGCAATGTGTGACAATATATTTTACACAGTAATATCTCTTCCTTACCTACTCGTACCTACGTTCAATAACCATACTGTCAGGTGACAATAGCCTTCAGAACTTTCAGAGCCTTACAGAAccaaaataaggttgatttttgtttcattctttttttgtaattaatgaGTTTTGATGGACACCTgataatatattacaaaaaaattaccttATAGGTAtggaatatttttgtttttaatcatACATGAATTGGAACCATAAGCAGTGGGCCTTAATAGGTTATAGATACATACTTGGAATCACACCAGGTATGATAATAATTGGAATATTATTGGATtagttttcaaataaatataaaaaaagagcTGACCTGTGAAGCGTCCTGTAGGGACCACAGCATTTTTGTCTGTCTTCTTGCGAGCTTGTGGAATAGCATGCGAATTGTGTGCACATGCTAACTCTGGAGTGTTTCCAATCGCCCACCCTTTGTTCTCGGGATTCATGCCTACTGTGTGGTGCTATTGAAAAGCAATATAAAGAGTAGGTTAATATTTGTTGTACCTTAAACACTATTGAAACATTACATCATACATACCTTTAACCTACTCAAAGTCTCTCCTAAATGTAGATTGGGGCAGTTGAGTAATATAGATAGTAAAGCGTGTGTGGCACAACTATTGGGCACCATTTGCTGAGCGAAAAATATGTTGTTAATAGTCTCCTCGTCGCGTACAAAGCTTTCTATTTGTTCTACGAATTTGCGACGCGACCGTCTCTCTTCTATCCAtcggaataagaaaataaagccATACACTGGACTCTCTAATGGTTTATGCAGATCGTATATTTCTTCGACTTGCACGCCTTTGACGCCGAAATCTTCTAGCAATAAAGTGAACAATCCGGGGTCGCTTTCGAGCTCTAGCCATCCTTCCGTGAGACTATTCAATTCTACAGGCATGCTTTTCATGTATTATAATTCCTATTAAGTCTtacttgtatattattataagaatttctttgtttacaagataaataaatagaaacgCTGCTTTGCAGATTAGTTGTGACAGTAATGACAGTCAACTGACATATGTGATAATGTGACCACAAATCATAAAAATCATAAGTCCTAATAGAGGTTCGGACCGAACACTTATTGTGGCAGTTCGGATAGTTCGATTCGATCATGTGAAAGACGGATTTTTATTTATCGTGCTAGTGCCCTCTAGCGTAAAATTTGGGTTTGGGCACAGAGGTGACTTTGGGCTTGGgggatttaacaaccggaggcgcctttaagagcttaccccttaaccctctgtcgaaaacctcggccaatatatttgtacgttacgtacaaatagccatacatttgacatgCCCCTTCCGCGCATAAATCGGCAagctgttttgtacagaaattatAGAtaagacaaggcgtctccagtaaATACTCCAAGAGTTTGGGATAGAGGAGTcattatatcaaaaaatataagcTCCAATTATATCCACCCTTCCCGATTTCGAAttcgaaatcagtcccgatttcgggcctgataagcATTTTCGTttcacaatatttgaaatgtaaaaaatactttgtctctaattgccaaaaatgttcaatctttgatatttttgcatatgcacaattcaaatattgtaaacgaagtgctgatatttggtgaaacggagaAATATTCTTTTTTGGGTCCGAATTCGAGTCTGatatctgggctataaccgcgaaaatcgaagttcgtcaattgcggttttttttttcactccaattacgtcttagtgagagtaatgAAAacgatccccgcaatttgcgaatttcgattttcgcggtaggcccccaggcctgataaagtgtgaaTGTAATTGACACCATAGCCGGTCCACGCCGGTCAAACatgtttgtcagtagaaaaaggttcGAAATTCTAATTTTCTATCGGACGTTATCCCTTTGCgccttttttaaatttgacgtttttttaCTACTACTGACAGAAAAGACTTGACTGCTTGACAGACTTTTGAAAGTGCGATTCAGTGCGATTGAAGAATTTTAATGTATTCTAGcgttatattttaagaaaaaatataagatTACGGGgctatataatattatactacTCTAGGTCCGGGGTCATCATCCGAAGAAAATAGTTTCAAGATTTTCTACCTATCATACATAAGTTTGTCAAGCCATTTGCATCAGTAGAAAATGGCGGCAAACATCGGCAAATTTAAAGAATGCAGTCGCGAAGGATTGTCCTTAaacagaaaatttgaatttcgcgcctttttctacttacAAAGTGGGTTTGTCAGAGTACCTACTAATGGAACAAATATTGCATGTGATTGGGGCACAGGCACAGCACGGCACAGGTTTGAGGTCATTATCAGAGGGTCATTTTCCGGATATCGTCTTTTCCAAGTTGCGATTTGTACCATTCACAATTTATACCACTTTATTTTTTCTCAATAGCTTCCTTTCTCGAAAGCATTAATTCTAACCATTCGCATATCTCATCAAAACAACGATAAGTACAGCTAGCAAAAGATGTGCAAGAAACATATTTTGTTAGCTGTACTGTTGTTATTTCGTGAAAATAAGTTGATCATCTGTTGCCTTTCTGTTGCCAAgtaatttatgtaggtatattttaatatatttatcacTTATTGCTAATGGGATTTCTTTCAAcaatgataaattgataattaattacCAAGGCACTACAACTACACCCGTTTCGTTGTCTAGTATTGAGCGACgggtgtaggtacctactgccGTAGATGTCAAGTTTCTTAAGTATGAACAGTTTCTTACGTGGTTAttcaataagaaataaaacaatcatTAAAGTAAcgacatttattttgtatgtacaCTCAATTTCACAAACTTTGTACAATGCACAAATAATAAATGCACAACTTCAGTATCATAAAACACCAACGACTCACAGGCACACGCAATAATGATTATAAATTTCAAGGTAGGTTAACATAAGCGTACATAAACGTTAGATATTGGTCCcatttttaattcatgataTACACAATCGTCATTTCAAAAACATATGGTTGACCTAACCATCACCTACTTATTATCTTGAACAAGTTATTGATTGACTAAGTAGGTAGGCCAGAAGGCAGTGTTAAATTCCAGTTTGTTTTAGGTATGTGTTGATAACTCCAAATCAACTGCAGTTAAACATGTCAGTTACAAGTAGATGGCGTAAGTCCAACTGAAAACGCACGGTGTGAGTGCCAATGATTGCAgcgaatacctatttttaaactacCTGATAACTTCTAGGTACTCTGTATTTAGTATAGGAACAGCCAGTAAATACATTTCATATTAACTTCACTACATCTAGACTACAAATCCTTTTTTGCTATGCAGA from Cydia pomonella isolate Wapato2018A unplaced genomic scaffold, ilCydPomo1 PGA_scaffold_148, whole genome shotgun sequence harbors:
- the LOC133533295 gene encoding ubiquitin carboxyl-terminal hydrolase calypso-like, translating into MKSMPVELNSLTEGWLELESDPGLFTLLLEDFGVKGVQVEEIYDLHKPLESPVYGFIFLFRWIEERRSRRKFVEQIESFVRDEETINNIFFAQQMVPNSCATHALLSILLNCPNLHLGETLSRLKHHTVGMNPENKGWAIGNTPELACAHNSHAIPQARKKTDKNAVVPTGRFTGEAYHFVSFVPINGHLFELDGLKPFPTDHGPWATDEDWTDKFRRVMAERLGRDAGEQVHDIRFNLMAVVPDRRIAITQKLNALEVNQKRVKDAISKIGKHLRHLLVKNRDSEQPQINPESNENSLQDNEIEFSERTILLALEQAQSQLYDIDYTQPVYIEIGPTDRQNQDTSFILADPVEQGEVVKFFTLNRDSQILGDIYPTSITAIVKSNDTPILAYREVAPEEPFKPRKVLFTHAELNAMMSCIVAEIQLCQQALNDENDKRDMYKVDDCRRTHNYDEFICTFLSMLAERGSLAELVAAQLERGRAPRVRRRRARPRPRPRPRPRPRPQVRASARSRK